One genomic segment of Luteimonas galliterrae includes these proteins:
- a CDS encoding enoyl-CoA hydratase-related protein: MTTPPLLTERAGPIAHLRLNRPELHNAFDAGLIGELTRALETVAADSAVRVVVLEAAGASFSAGADLHWMRGMAQASQAENREDALALARLMRTLDELPKPTIARVHGAAFGGGVGLVACCDIAIGVPEARFGLTESKLGLLPAVISPYVIAAISPRQARRWFASAETFGADVALQMGLLHLVVSADQLDAAVQRQAELLLKAGPIAAASAKTLVRDVAHSNDRDASDAANADLIARLRISPEGQEGIGAFLEKRSPAWASKE, encoded by the coding sequence ATGACGACCCCGCCGCTGCTGACCGAACGCGCTGGCCCGATCGCCCATCTGCGCCTGAACCGGCCGGAGCTGCACAACGCCTTCGATGCCGGCCTGATCGGCGAACTGACCCGGGCGCTGGAAACCGTGGCCGCCGACTCCGCCGTGCGCGTGGTGGTGCTGGAAGCCGCCGGCGCTTCGTTCTCCGCCGGCGCCGATCTGCATTGGATGCGCGGCATGGCCCAGGCCAGCCAGGCCGAGAACCGCGAAGACGCTCTCGCCCTCGCCCGCCTGATGCGAACCCTGGACGAACTTCCCAAGCCGACCATCGCCCGCGTGCACGGCGCGGCCTTCGGCGGCGGCGTGGGCCTCGTCGCCTGTTGCGATATCGCGATCGGCGTGCCCGAGGCCAGGTTCGGGCTGACCGAAAGCAAGCTTGGCCTGCTGCCGGCGGTGATCTCGCCCTACGTGATCGCCGCGATCAGTCCGCGCCAAGCACGGCGCTGGTTCGCCAGCGCCGAAACCTTCGGCGCGGACGTGGCGCTGCAGATGGGCCTGCTGCACTTGGTGGTTTCCGCCGACCAGCTCGACGCGGCCGTGCAACGGCAGGCGGAGTTGTTGCTGAAAGCCGGCCCGATCGCGGCGGCAAGCGCCAAGACCCTGGTGCGCGACGTCGCCCACAGCAACGACCGCGACGCATCGGATGCCGCCAACGCCGATCTGATCGCGCGCCTGCGCATCTCGCCGGAAGGTCAGGAAGGCATCGGCGCATTCCTGGAAAAACGTTCTCCCGCTTGGGCATCCAAGGAGTAG
- a CDS encoding VOC family protein, translating into MLDHVGLPVSDFERSKAFYAAVFAPLGYSLVMEVTPEMTGDGSSAAGFGKGKPDFWIGTHDKQARTHVAVAAADRAAVRAFYEAAIAAGAKDNGPPGLRPHYHENYYGAFVLDPDGHNIEAVCHAPE; encoded by the coding sequence ATGCTCGATCATGTCGGCCTTCCGGTTTCCGATTTCGAACGCTCGAAAGCGTTCTATGCCGCCGTGTTCGCGCCGCTCGGCTATAGCTTAGTGATGGAAGTGACCCCGGAGATGACCGGCGACGGTTCCAGCGCGGCAGGCTTCGGCAAAGGCAAACCGGATTTTTGGATCGGCACGCACGACAAGCAGGCGCGCACCCACGTCGCCGTCGCCGCCGCGGACCGCGCCGCCGTGCGCGCCTTCTACGAAGCCGCGATCGCCGCCGGCGCCAAAGACAACGGACCGCCCGGGCTGCGGCCGCATTATCACGAGAACTACTACGGCGCGTTCGTCCTTGATCCGGATGGCCACAACATCGAAGCGGTCTGTCACGCACCGGAATAA
- a CDS encoding endonuclease domain-containing protein, which yields MEPAWMVRQTEKSSAPNCSGNYATCRRMRNALWQRLRARQLDNAKFRRQHPFDDYILDFACLERTIVIELDGGQHADAADYDAKRTATLEKAGFVVLRFWNNEVFENMDGVLEVIWTTLRARAKPSPPNPPLEGEG from the coding sequence ATGGAGCCCGCATGGATGGTCAGACAAACAGAAAAATCCTCGGCGCCAAATTGCAGCGGCAACTACGCAACATGCCGACGGATGCGGAACGCCTTATGGCAACGACTACGCGCCAGACAGCTCGACAACGCGAAATTCAGACGCCAACACCCCTTTGATGACTACATACTCGACTTCGCTTGCCTCGAACGGACGATCGTTATCGAACTTGACGGAGGCCAGCACGCTGACGCTGCCGACTACGATGCCAAACGCACTGCCACGCTAGAAAAAGCAGGCTTTGTCGTACTCAGGTTCTGGAACAATGAAGTATTCGAAAATATGGATGGAGTGCTTGAAGTGATTTGGACGACATTGCGCGCGAGAGCAAAACCATCCCCACCCAACCCTCCCCTTGAAGGGGAGGGCTAA
- a CDS encoding acetyl/propionyl/methylcrotonyl-CoA carboxylase subunit alpha, with amino-acid sequence MFDKILIANRGEIACRVIRTARKLGIRTVAVFSDADADAQHVRLADEAYPIGGPRPQDSYLRGEAIIDAAKRSGAQAIHPGYGFLSENADFADAVEAAGIAFIGPKAASMRKMGSKAGAKELMQAAGVPVVPGYTGEDQSPQLLTREAERIGFPLMIKAAHGGGGKGMRIVRSAEEFLPNLESCQREAKGAFGRDRVLLERYVEQPRHIEIQVFGDSHGNVVHLNERECSAQRRYQKVLEESPSPFLTPQMRAAMGAAAVLAARAIDYVNAGTVEFIVAPDGGFYFMEINTRLQVEHPVTELVTGLDLVEWQLRVAAGDALPLAQDAIAQQGHAIEVRLYAEDPEAGFLPGSGKLQQLRLPPPSEHVRIDSGVIEGDTVTIFYDPMIAKLIVWDQDRPRALARLREALAQCRIAGPKSNIEFLEQLVRHPAIVGGHIDTGYLDRHLDEFMPAQDAEPHLLLAAAVATLLLQEAAQREQARASSEPDSPWAIADGWRLGHAGGRTLAFIHRGRRLQVVGHGSAGEYRIEHDGRTVSVSGARLTDEGLTESSLSARFDEQGWRFQVTAGPGSLDVHDGARRLRLEPVALYRYEPAGAGRGDDRIVAPMPGRVVLVKVGAGDSVIEGQELLVMEAMKMELALKSPRDGVIAELRANAGDFVEADAVLATLST; translated from the coding sequence ATGTTCGACAAGATCCTGATCGCCAACCGCGGCGAAATCGCCTGCCGCGTGATCCGCACCGCGCGCAAGCTCGGCATCCGCACCGTGGCGGTGTTCTCGGACGCCGATGCCGATGCGCAGCACGTGCGCCTGGCGGACGAGGCCTATCCGATCGGCGGACCGCGGCCGCAGGACAGCTACCTGCGCGGGGAAGCCATCATCGATGCGGCAAAACGCTCCGGCGCGCAGGCGATCCACCCAGGTTACGGCTTCCTCAGCGAAAACGCCGACTTCGCCGATGCGGTGGAAGCGGCCGGCATCGCCTTCATCGGCCCGAAAGCGGCATCGATGCGCAAGATGGGCAGCAAGGCCGGCGCCAAGGAACTGATGCAGGCGGCCGGGGTGCCGGTGGTGCCCGGCTACACCGGCGAAGACCAATCGCCACAGCTGCTCACGCGCGAAGCGGAACGGATCGGTTTTCCGCTGATGATCAAGGCCGCCCACGGCGGCGGCGGCAAGGGCATGCGCATCGTGCGCAGCGCCGAGGAGTTCCTGCCCAATCTGGAAAGCTGCCAGCGCGAAGCCAAGGGCGCGTTCGGCCGCGACCGGGTGCTGCTGGAACGCTACGTCGAACAGCCGCGCCACATCGAAATCCAGGTGTTCGGCGACAGCCACGGCAATGTCGTCCACCTCAACGAACGCGAATGCTCGGCGCAGCGTCGTTACCAGAAAGTGCTGGAGGAATCGCCCTCGCCCTTCCTCACCCCGCAGATGCGCGCGGCGATGGGCGCAGCGGCGGTGCTGGCTGCGCGCGCGATCGATTACGTCAACGCCGGCACGGTCGAATTCATCGTCGCGCCGGACGGCGGTTTCTATTTCATGGAAATCAATACCCGCCTGCAGGTCGAACATCCGGTGACCGAGCTCGTCACCGGCCTGGACCTGGTCGAATGGCAATTGCGCGTGGCTGCCGGCGATGCATTGCCGCTGGCGCAGGACGCAATCGCCCAACAGGGCCATGCGATCGAAGTCCGCCTGTACGCCGAGGATCCGGAAGCGGGCTTCCTGCCCGGCTCGGGCAAGCTGCAGCAGTTGCGTCTGCCGCCGCCGTCGGAGCATGTGCGCATCGATTCTGGCGTGATCGAAGGCGACACGGTGACCATCTTCTACGATCCGATGATCGCAAAACTGATCGTTTGGGACCAAGACCGCCCGCGCGCGCTGGCGCGGTTGCGCGAAGCCCTGGCGCAATGCCGCATCGCCGGCCCGAAATCCAATATCGAATTCCTGGAACAACTGGTGCGGCATCCGGCGATCGTCGGCGGCCATATCGACACCGGCTATCTCGACCGTCACCTGGACGAATTCATGCCGGCGCAGGACGCCGAGCCGCACCTGCTGCTGGCCGCGGCGGTCGCAACGCTGCTGCTGCAGGAAGCGGCGCAGCGCGAACAAGCGCGCGCCTCGTCCGAGCCCGATTCGCCTTGGGCCATCGCCGACGGTTGGCGCCTGGGCCACGCCGGCGGCCGCACCTTGGCCTTCATCCACCGCGGCCGACGCCTGCAGGTGGTCGGTCACGGCAGCGCCGGCGAGTACCGCATCGAACACGACGGCCGCACCGTGTCGGTCTCCGGCGCGCGCCTGACCGATGAGGGCCTGACCGAAAGCAGCCTCAGTGCGCGTTTTGATGAACAGGGGTGGCGTTTCCAAGTGACGGCGGGACCGGGGTCGCTCGACGTGCACGACGGTGCGCGCCGCTTGCGTCTGGAGCCCGTAGCCCTATATCGATACGAGCCGGCCGGCGCGGGCCGGGGCGACGACCGCATCGTGGCGCCCATGCCGGGGCGGGTGGTGCTGGTCAAGGTCGGTGCCGGCGATAGCGTGATCGAAGGCCAGGAGCTCTTGGTGATGGAAGCGATGAAGATGGAGTTGGCGTTGAAGTCGCCGCGTGACGGCGTGATCGCCGAACTGCGCGCCAACGCCGGCGATTTCGTCGAGGCCGATGCGGTGCTGGCGACGCTATCGACATGA
- a CDS encoding hydroxymethylglutaryl-CoA lyase produces MSRSVRIVEVGPRDGLQNEKAMIATADKIELIDRLSGTGLRTIEATSFVSPKWIPQLADAAEVFAGIHRKPGIAYPVLVPNERGYERARAVGAEEIAVFTAASEAFNRKNINAGIDESIERFRPVLERATDDGVRVRGYVSTVLGCPYQGEVPVPDVVRVAAKLHALGCYEISLGDTIGVGTPQKARAMLKAVAAEVPMAALAVHFHDTYGQALANILACLEEGVAVVDAAVGGTGGCPYAKGASGNVSSEDVVYMLHGLGIETGVDLDKLADTGRWLSALLGRETGSKVGKALAAA; encoded by the coding sequence GTGAGCCGGTCCGTGCGTATCGTCGAAGTCGGCCCGCGCGACGGGCTGCAGAACGAGAAGGCGATGATCGCCACCGCCGACAAGATCGAGCTCATCGATCGCCTGTCCGGCACCGGCCTGCGCACCATCGAGGCGACCAGCTTCGTCAGCCCGAAATGGATCCCGCAATTGGCCGACGCCGCCGAAGTCTTCGCCGGCATCCATCGCAAGCCCGGTATCGCTTATCCGGTGTTGGTGCCCAACGAACGTGGCTATGAACGCGCACGCGCGGTCGGCGCAGAGGAAATCGCGGTGTTCACCGCGGCATCGGAAGCCTTCAACCGCAAGAACATCAACGCCGGCATCGACGAATCCATCGAACGCTTCCGCCCGGTGCTCGAACGCGCCACGGACGACGGCGTGCGCGTGCGCGGCTACGTATCGACTGTGCTCGGCTGCCCTTACCAGGGCGAAGTGCCGGTGCCCGACGTGGTGCGCGTGGCGGCGAAGCTGCACGCGCTGGGCTGCTACGAAATATCGCTGGGCGACACTATCGGCGTGGGCACGCCGCAGAAAGCCCGCGCCATGCTGAAGGCCGTCGCCGCGGAAGTGCCGATGGCCGCGCTCGCCGTCCACTTCCACGACACTTACGGCCAGGCGCTGGCGAATATCCTCGCCTGCCTGGAAGAAGGCGTGGCCGTGGTCGACGCCGCCGTCGGCGGCACCGGCGGCTGCCCGTATGCGAAAGGCGCCAGCGGCAACGTCTCCAGCGAAGATGTGGTCTACATGCTGCACGGATTGGGCATCGAAACCGGCGTCGATCTCGACAAGCTCGCCGACACCGGGCGGTGGCTCTCTGCCCTGCTCGGCCGCGAGACCGGCAGCAAGGTCGGCAAGGCGCTGGCGGCCGCGTGA
- a CDS encoding sensor domain-containing protein, with protein sequence MNAHSPPETDTLAATQATLQALEKAGNDKHLPEATRALLAQAHGALHAAMAEAEAARKRYRTLFDAVPDPTSIIALDGTVLDLNAAGMAAYRRPREDIVGRPIHVLNPDLPRDHMDPVLEALDQGESYVIEVTNMRADGTRFPVEVHSANIEYDGARALVAVARDLSKRWETESKYRLLLESIDKGVILFRADETGAHVVSANPAAHRIFGVAPGENLQRSFKPADWKVVDENGRELTLEQQPTMRAIRTGQIIESTVLGMFHIPTRQMTWISVTHVPVFSAGGSAPDQVFALFSDVTALKRDNALFDRTQALAHVGGWEWDRVNQQLYLTGEVRRILGHAHAPETMMELLDCLRPHHRPALQAALNRLVDVNAGFDLELQGLRENGHAFWIRMIGEAEAGNPSATRLSGTIQDITQRKQAEDVLRVQARTDPLTGLMNRDAILGELSAMLATPGQDSIAVLYVDLDRFKTVNDVLGHAAGDELLVTAAQRIVGAAGHEGLIARFGGDEFLIVCTTGDDPLRPERLANSLLAAFGDVFRFGDDEFTITASIGIAYAPEDGNRPQQLIQNADVAMYDSKRRVRNGWQAFTPELAQRQQDRLQIETHLRRAADNDEFHLVYQPQVDLRHGRVIAAEALIRWENHQLGEMRPDLFIGHAETTGDIVRIGGWVLREACRQIDQWRKQGYGIVRVAINVSYRQFLAEDLAASVRDALSEFDLPGAALELEFTERVLIEDAPDTVKTFMELRELGVMLTIDDFGEGYSALNYVRRLPIHGLKLSQLFVQGVPENQSDVAVCRAVAAIARSLGLGLVAEGVESEAQRQFLMQLGVPVGQGFLFAPGLAPDEFVHRLDRNLAHA encoded by the coding sequence GTGAACGCCCACTCGCCGCCGGAGACCGATACCCTCGCGGCGACGCAAGCCACACTGCAGGCGCTCGAAAAGGCCGGCAACGACAAGCACCTGCCTGAAGCCACGCGCGCGCTGCTCGCGCAAGCGCACGGCGCCCTGCATGCGGCGATGGCCGAAGCCGAAGCGGCGCGCAAGCGCTACCGCACGCTGTTCGACGCGGTGCCCGACCCCACCAGCATCATCGCGCTCGACGGCACCGTGCTGGACTTGAACGCCGCTGGCATGGCCGCCTACCGCCGGCCGCGCGAAGACATCGTCGGCCGGCCGATCCACGTGCTCAATCCGGATTTGCCGCGCGACCACATGGATCCTGTGCTGGAAGCGCTGGACCAGGGCGAAAGCTACGTCATCGAAGTCACCAACATGCGCGCCGACGGCACCCGCTTCCCGGTGGAAGTGCATTCGGCCAACATCGAGTACGACGGCGCTCGCGCGCTGGTTGCGGTCGCGCGCGACCTGAGCAAGCGCTGGGAAACCGAATCCAAGTACCGCCTCCTTCTTGAATCGATCGACAAGGGCGTGATCCTGTTCCGCGCCGACGAGACCGGCGCGCATGTGGTCTCGGCCAACCCGGCCGCGCACCGCATCTTCGGCGTCGCGCCCGGCGAAAACCTGCAGCGCAGCTTCAAGCCCGCCGACTGGAAGGTGGTGGACGAGAACGGCAGGGAACTGACCCTGGAACAGCAGCCCACGATGCGCGCCATCCGCACCGGACAGATCATCGAGAGCACGGTGCTGGGCATGTTCCACATTCCGACGCGGCAGATGACCTGGATTTCGGTCACCCACGTTCCCGTGTTCTCCGCGGGCGGCTCTGCGCCCGACCAGGTCTTCGCGCTGTTCAGCGACGTCACCGCACTCAAGCGCGACAACGCGCTGTTCGACCGCACCCAGGCGCTGGCGCACGTCGGCGGCTGGGAATGGGACCGCGTCAACCAGCAGCTCTACCTCACCGGCGAAGTGCGCCGCATCCTCGGCCATGCGCATGCGCCCGAGACGATGATGGAACTGCTCGACTGCCTGCGCCCGCACCACCGGCCGGCACTGCAGGCGGCACTCAACCGTTTGGTCGATGTAAACGCCGGCTTCGACCTGGAACTTCAAGGCCTGCGCGAAAATGGGCATGCATTCTGGATCCGCATGATCGGCGAGGCCGAGGCCGGCAACCCCAGCGCCACCCGCCTCAGCGGCACCATCCAGGACATCACCCAGCGCAAGCAGGCCGAAGACGTGCTGCGCGTGCAAGCGCGCACGGACCCGCTGACCGGGCTGATGAACCGCGACGCGATCCTGGGCGAACTCTCCGCCATGCTCGCCACGCCCGGCCAGGACAGCATCGCGGTGCTGTACGTCGATCTGGACCGCTTCAAGACGGTCAACGACGTGCTGGGCCACGCCGCCGGCGACGAGTTGCTGGTCACGGCCGCGCAGCGGATCGTCGGGGCGGCCGGGCATGAAGGCCTGATCGCGCGCTTCGGCGGCGACGAATTCCTGATCGTCTGCACCACCGGCGACGACCCCTTGCGCCCGGAACGCCTCGCCAATTCGTTGCTGGCCGCATTCGGCGACGTATTCCGCTTCGGCGACGACGAATTCACCATCACCGCCAGCATCGGCATCGCCTATGCGCCCGAGGACGGCAACCGTCCGCAGCAGCTGATCCAGAACGCCGACGTGGCGATGTACGACAGCAAGCGCCGCGTGCGCAACGGCTGGCAGGCGTTCACGCCGGAATTGGCGCAGCGCCAGCAGGACCGCCTGCAGATCGAGACGCACCTGCGCCGCGCCGCCGACAACGACGAGTTCCATCTGGTCTACCAGCCGCAGGTCGACTTGCGCCACGGCCGGGTGATCGCCGCCGAGGCGCTGATCCGCTGGGAAAACCACCAGCTCGGCGAGATGCGGCCGGACCTGTTCATCGGCCATGCCGAAACCACCGGCGACATCGTCCGCATCGGCGGCTGGGTGCTGCGCGAGGCTTGCCGGCAGATCGACCAGTGGCGCAAGCAGGGCTACGGCATCGTTCGCGTGGCGATCAACGTGTCCTATCGCCAGTTCCTGGCCGAGGACCTCGCCGCGAGCGTGCGCGACGCGCTGTCGGAATTCGACCTGCCCGGCGCCGCGCTCGAACTGGAATTCACCGAGCGCGTGCTGATCGAGGACGCTCCGGATACGGTCAAGACCTTCATGGAACTGCGCGAGCTAGGCGTGATGCTGACCATCGACGACTTCGGCGAAGGCTACAGCGCGCTCAACTACGTGCGCCGGTTGCCGATCCACGGCCTCAAGCTGAGCCAGCTGTTCGTGCAGGGCGTGCCGGAGAACCAATCCGACGTCGCCGTGTGCCGCGCGGTGGCGGCGATCGCGCGCAGCCTGGGCTTGGGATTGGTGGCCGAGGGCGTAGAATCCGAAGCGCAGCGCCAGTTCCTGATGCAGCTCGGCGTGCCGGTCGGACAGGGCTTCCTGTTCGCGCCGGGCCTGGCGCCCGACGAATTCGTGCATCGCCTCGACCGCAACCTTGCCCATGCCTGA
- a CDS encoding GNAT family N-acetyltransferase → MPETIAAFSIRAIEPRDDAAVARIIRAVMPEFGACGTGFAINDPEVDWMSRAYDGPRCAYFVVERDGNVEGGGGVAPLEGGDADTCELRKMYFLPTLRGLGAGAELMSRCLDVARRIGFKHCYLETLTGMDSAMKLYERTGFRRIDGPRGATGHGGCNTFYLLDL, encoded by the coding sequence ATGCCTGAAACGATCGCCGCATTTTCCATCCGTGCCATCGAACCGCGCGACGACGCCGCCGTCGCCCGCATAATCCGCGCCGTGATGCCCGAATTCGGCGCTTGCGGCACCGGCTTCGCCATCAACGACCCGGAAGTGGATTGGATGAGCCGCGCCTACGACGGCCCGCGCTGCGCGTATTTCGTCGTCGAACGCGACGGCAATGTCGAAGGCGGCGGAGGGGTCGCGCCGCTGGAAGGCGGCGATGCCGACACCTGCGAACTGCGCAAGATGTATTTCCTGCCCACGCTTCGCGGCCTAGGCGCCGGCGCAGAACTGATGTCGCGCTGTCTGGACGTGGCCCGCCGGATCGGTTTCAAGCATTGCTACCTGGAAACGCTGACCGGCATGGATTCGGCCATGAAGCTCTACGAGCGCACCGGGTTTCGCCGCATCGACGGCCCTCGCGGCGCCACCGGCCACGGCGGCTGCAACACCTTCTACCTCCTCGATTTGTAG
- a CDS encoding SDR family NAD(P)-dependent oxidoreductase: MQLDTTRALITGGVSGLGLAVARHLVAHGGKVALFDVNDDKGAAAVAELGQAKARYFRTDVTDEAGVVANVAAANEFLGGLNAVINCAGILGAGRVLGKEGAMPLKNFAGTVMVNLVGSFNVAKAAAALMQHNAAGDDGERGVIVNTASVAAYEGQIGQAAYSASKGGVVGMTLPMARELSRFGIRVMTVAPGIFWTPMVDGMPPEVQQSLGASIPFPSRLGKPEEFADLVAYILQNRYLNGETIRLDGAVRLAPK; the protein is encoded by the coding sequence ATGCAACTCGACACCACCCGCGCCCTCATCACCGGCGGCGTCTCCGGCCTGGGCCTGGCCGTGGCCCGCCATCTGGTCGCCCACGGCGGCAAGGTCGCGCTGTTCGACGTCAACGACGATAAGGGCGCCGCTGCGGTCGCCGAGCTGGGCCAAGCCAAGGCGCGCTACTTCCGCACCGACGTCACCGACGAGGCCGGCGTGGTCGCGAACGTCGCGGCTGCGAACGAATTCCTCGGCGGTCTGAACGCGGTGATCAACTGCGCGGGCATCCTCGGCGCCGGTCGTGTGCTGGGCAAGGAAGGCGCGATGCCGCTGAAGAATTTCGCCGGCACCGTGATGGTCAACCTGGTCGGCAGCTTCAACGTCGCCAAAGCCGCCGCCGCGCTGATGCAGCACAACGCCGCCGGCGACGACGGCGAGCGCGGCGTGATCGTCAACACCGCCTCGGTGGCCGCCTACGAAGGCCAGATCGGCCAGGCCGCGTACTCCGCCTCCAAGGGCGGCGTGGTCGGCATGACCTTGCCGATGGCGCGCGAACTGTCGCGCTTCGGCATCCGCGTGATGACCGTGGCGCCGGGCATCTTCTGGACGCCGATGGTCGACGGCATGCCGCCGGAAGTGCAGCAGTCGCTGGGCGCTTCGATTCCGTTCCCGTCGCGCTTGGGCAAGCCGGAAGAGTTCGCCGACCTGGTCGCGTACATCCTGCAGAATCGTTATTTGAACGGCGAAACGATTCGTTTGGATGGCGCGGTCCGTTTGGCGCCGAAATAA
- the yeiP gene encoding elongation factor P-like protein YeiP, giving the protein MKAYDVKKGNVVEHNGTVYQVRDIERSSPQGRGGNVKFRFTMYSVPGGSKYDLSLGAEDELKEVELSRRQATFSYKDGGAFVFLDDEDYTPYTLDADVVGDGAGYISEGLSGCYVQIIDDQPVALQLPTSVTLEVTDTPPELKGGTATKRPKPATLSTGIEIQVPEYVKVGERVLVNTTTGEFAGRAD; this is encoded by the coding sequence ATGAAAGCCTACGACGTCAAGAAAGGAAACGTAGTCGAACACAACGGCACCGTGTACCAGGTGCGCGACATCGAACGCAGCTCGCCGCAGGGCCGCGGCGGCAACGTCAAGTTCCGCTTCACGATGTACAGCGTGCCCGGCGGCAGCAAATACGATCTCAGCCTCGGCGCCGAGGACGAGTTGAAGGAAGTCGAACTGTCGCGCCGCCAGGCGACGTTCTCGTACAAGGACGGCGGTGCGTTCGTGTTCCTGGACGACGAGGACTACACGCCCTACACGCTCGACGCCGACGTGGTCGGCGACGGCGCCGGTTATATCAGCGAGGGCCTGTCCGGCTGCTACGTGCAGATCATCGACGACCAGCCGGTAGCGCTGCAGCTGCCGACCAGCGTGACGCTGGAAGTGACCGACACGCCGCCCGAGCTCAAGGGCGGCACCGCCACCAAGCGGCCGAAACCGGCCACGCTGTCGACCGGCATCGAGATCCAGGTGCCGGAGTACGTCAAGGTCGGCGAGCGCGTGCTGGTGAACACCACGACCGGCGAATTCGCCGGCCGTGCGGACTAA
- a CDS encoding NUDIX hydrolase has translation MSNDGTTEQGLLHAALAEYRQRAPDEADSVDDFLQLLGDAENPFVRERLAGHFTGAAWLVSADGERILLTHHRKLDRWLQLGGHADGDADLRQVALKEAEEESGLTGLSVEPDIFDLDRHWIPERKDVPGHWHYDVRYVVRAGADEAFTVSDESHALAWREIASLLQDASLDASLHRMARKWLAR, from the coding sequence ATGAGTAATGACGGGACGACTGAACAGGGACTTTTACATGCGGCGCTGGCCGAGTACCGACAGCGTGCGCCGGACGAGGCGGACAGCGTCGACGACTTCCTGCAGCTGCTCGGCGATGCCGAAAACCCGTTCGTGCGCGAGCGCCTCGCCGGCCATTTCACCGGCGCGGCCTGGCTGGTCAGCGCCGACGGCGAACGGATCCTGCTGACCCATCACCGAAAGCTGGACCGCTGGTTGCAACTCGGCGGCCATGCCGACGGAGACGCCGACCTGAGGCAGGTGGCTTTGAAGGAAGCCGAGGAGGAGTCCGGACTGACCGGCTTGTCGGTCGAGCCGGACATCTTCGATCTTGACCGGCATTGGATTCCCGAGCGCAAGGACGTGCCCGGGCATTGGCATTACGACGTTCGCTACGTGGTGCGCGCCGGCGCGGACGAAGCGTTCACGGTCAGCGACGAGTCGCACGCGTTGGCTTGGCGCGAGATCGCCTCGCTGCTGCAGGACGCGTCGCTGGACGCATCGCTGCACCGCATGGCGCGCAAGTGGCTGGCGCGATAA